From the Drosophila sechellia strain sech25 chromosome X, ASM438219v1, whole genome shotgun sequence genome, the window ATGGTTTTGACGACTCAAATGAGTAtaatggtaaaaaaaaaagatgacGGCCTGGGGAAACAAATATCTGCAATGCATAAATAATACTGGTAATACTGAATAAGTAATAAGCCGTTGCAATCGGAATAATAATGGTCGCCTAATGAAATCTATGGTGAATTCCTTGATATTTGCATAGAGAATCGCGCACATTTTATTATCGTTTTAAACTATATATATCATACAGTAAATCATCCATTTCTGACTTAAAACGATTCCATGCAAGCATAAACATGTTCCAAAATGAACATTCAAAAAATGTGAGTTCCCAAGGGGATGGTAATGAAAACCAGATCAAACATGACACAAGTGATAAAAAACTATCATATTATCGAATATCAAAcagaaatcataaaaattaataaataaattgtggcTCGaggcaaaaacaataaacaaaaaaaaaattcgatatAACAATTATTAATGCACAGTTCGGAGGAATTGGTATGGTACTGAGACTCTAATCATCTTAAGGTATTTACGTATACAAAAAAagttaaacaatttcaattattACCTATTATACTTATTACCTatacacatatttttatacacatAAAAAGCAATGATTTTGCGTCTAAGAGAGAGCTTACCTCTAAGAATCTAATTGTAAGATAGTTTTAagcaatatattttatatagctTTAATGTCTTGTGATTTTAACACCTACTAAACgtgaaaatacttttaagATTAATTATTTATCACTTAAGCTTCTTTCATAGTCGTTAAGCaagaatatacatatgtatgtaggtagtgttttgtgtttaaaaACGATGGTATCTCGCTGCGAGATACTTACTACCTAAATTAGTGTATTTAACTAGGTCGAGCTCCTTCCTTCCCTCTCGTTTCTGTGAATTTGGTAAACAAATGCTCTTCCGATAGTAGACTAATGCAAACGTTAAGATTATGTTTATAAGAGTTAGGTGTACATTTGTAGGGCAAACATTATGTACGTTGTCCTCCTTGGCAGTTTGATCAGTGACTGCCGCCGCACTTGGCTCTAATTTTGAGAGATGGAAAGCAACAAAACGGACATTCGCTGTTTGAACGTCGTCGTCACTGACCGAACTGCGCCGGGTGCTCAATAGATGGCATTAGATGCCATTAAATCGAACAGACAATACGTATTCTAACAAGGGATCCTAGGCGTATACCTCACCATTCTGcattaaaaccaaaatcaaaGCATTAAATAAGTTATTCAATATCCTCTTTTAGAAATGGAGGCGCCAGCAAGGACAGCTACAACAAAGgtaaaaataatgcaaataatTGCAAACATATCGAGTAATGTATACCAATATTTTTCTACATATTGAACTTGAATCTAAAATCGAAGTAgaacataaaatttaaaaacgcaaaaaaaaaacccaaaccgATTAGAACATAAAACAGAGTCTAATTCCAAACCAAAAGAGTAAATAATTGAATATGCATATTAAACAAACATCTTCCTTTCCTGGCGGCATTCTTTCATTGTGGGGCCTTGCCCATTTGAAATTTCGTCGAAAAGTCCACGCATCGTTACCTATAAAGTGTATTTTTAGCGTACTTTTCCAAATCGTTGATCTCTGTTTGATCAATATAATGGTTAACGACCGACTCGGTCAGCCCACGGGTATTTAGTATTTAATTTCTGTAAAGTGTTGTAATACATGTCAAAGCGTTGTCACGAATCAAATCAAGGGTTGGTCGGGCTAACTCCTGGCCATTTGGGGTCACCTGTTTGTGTTCTTGTGTACCAGTCAGTCTGGCTTTGAAAGCTCAAAAGCCGACCGAAACCCGTTCAAAGTGTCCCCATGTCGTCCCACCCACTGAAGGTTTTTTTGAAATACACCTCAAAATTCTGGTTTCACATCTAAGTGTCCTGGTTAAAATGTCACGGAACAGCCAAGTATAGGATTCGGTACCATATGCGGGCGTCTACTTTGGCCCTCACCTTCGTTGCATTCTTTGGTGGTTGCAGTGAGGGGAGaagttctaaaaaaaaaaaaagcaaaaaaaaaaaatagtaattaaataaagtaGCAGTTCCATTCTAAGCTATACCCTGTCTTGCCAGCTCGTCCTAATTTCCCATTCGCTTTTGTAGGACCCGGAGGATACtcgggcggcggcggcggtggaggaGGTGGCGGCGGGTCCGGTGGCAACGACATGATCACCCAGGAGGACACCATCTTTGTCTCCGGCATGGATCCCTCAACCACCGAGCAGGACATTGAGACTCACTTTGGAGCCATTGGCATCATCAAGGCAAGTAGTAATGTATTTTAGGTCTCTGTAGCTACGTTTTAAcctttgtatctttgtatccCATTGCAACTGACCCAACAACAGAAAGACAAGCGTACAATGAAGCCCAAGATTTGGCTGTACAAGAACAAGGAGACCGGCGCCTCCAAGGGAGAGGCCACTGTCACCTATGACGACACCAATGCTGCTCAGTCCGCCATTGAATGGTTCGATGGACGCGACTTCAACGGGAATGCGATCAAGGTGTCGCTGGCCCAGCGCCAGAACAACTGGAACAagggcggcggtggcggcggtggtggtggtcgcGGAGGATTTGGCGGACGtcgcggtggtggtggcggcggaggtggtggcggcggcggtggaggcCGCTTCGATCgcggaggaggcggcggcggtaatggaggtggcggcggcggacGCTACGATcgcggaggaggcggtggaggtggcggcggcggtggcaacgTGCAGCCGCGTGATGGTGACTGGAAGTGCAACAGCTGTAATAACACCAACTTTGCCTGGCGCAACGAATGCAATAGGTGAGCAGAATTCAACATTCCATTCCCATCATAGCTCCTAAAAATCCACACTTGCCTGTGAATATCATAGAACCCAAAGACGAAAAACTTATCAGTGTTTAGGAGCAAGCTATTTAAGCTGATAAGCCACATAATTGCCATAAGTCTTTATCTTTGGGGAACTACAAATTGAACAATCTTTGGCTTGCTACGATAGTAATAATCACTTCCATTTGCAGATGCAAGACTCCCAAAGGCGACGACGAGGGCTCGAGCGGCGGTGGCGGAGGCGGCtacggcggcggtggtggcggaGGTGGAGGCTACGACCGCGGAAATGATCGCGGATCCGGCGGCGGTGGATATCACAACAGAGATCGCGGAGGCAACTCGCAgggaggcggcggcggtggtggcggcTACTCGCGCTTCAATGACAACAATGGCGGAGGACGCGGTGGCCGTGGAGGCGGTGGCGGCAATCGCCGCGATGGTGGCGGACCGATGAGAAACGACGGAGGCATGCGCTCGAGACCATATTAAGTGCATGGCAGACAGCCGAAGGCGGCACctatttttttcacttttactTATTAATTGTAGCGAGAGTACGCTTTTAAATGTACTTTTAAAATTAACAGTCAGAGCAAATTTTAAATGATAAATGCCAGCACACATCTTCATTTGAACCGATTTCTATCCACACACACGGTTATCGCTCGTTTTGACtgaattatattatataattatgtaATCTAATTTAACAACTGTAACTGTAACATGATACATACgaataaacatatatatatatatatatacatatatagctCATACGTatgtatagatatatatatatatatatatagagaaaaTTAGAATCACTGCTTTGAACTTGGAAGTTGGCATCATTTCCAGCTAAGCTGACTGAGAAGGGGATTCCAAAGAATTCAACAAGTTCGCCTCGCCGAAATCTCCGGCGTATTTTTAACAACAAATGAGGAACACTTGGATAATTCAGCAACTGTTTCTTTTTTGCAATAACAAAGGTTGATAAATCcagactttttatttttagaattGTATTGAGGAGAATCGAGGCTGCGCCCGCTGTTTGCATGGTCGATGGATACCTGCTCATCTGCTTTCAGGGAGGGTTGCTCACTATTACATTTCtgtattattttcttttattttcaatatacattattattattatattacaGTTCATCTTTTTCTAGCAGGGTGTAGCGATGCTTGGATGGGCCAAGTTCCTTGAATTTGGACTCTGGCGGCGATGTACCCTTGCCAGTGTGTGGATCAGGTTCAATATCATTTGAGGGATCCGGCCCGTAATGAAATTCCCTGGAAAGCAAAGCAGCAGACCGTTTAGTATTTAAGCCATGGTGCTAGCAAAGGCGGCTGAGTAACAATTACCTGTGCAGCTTGCCACTGTAGAGATCCTGGAGGAACTGCTTCAGCTTGCCCGGCGAGTACATGTCGCTGAAGTGGGGGAATAGATACATGTGCTTGAACGAGTCGATGGCAATCAGGGGCAAGTCATCCTCGGATTTACCCAGATGGTGCAGAGGATGCGCGAATCGCTTGCCATCGGCGGTCAAAAAGTTGACGTTCTCTGCAAAGTTGCGAAAATACATTGGTCAAACGAAATGCTCATATGGTAAGCAATCAACACGATGATTCATCTTACGTTTCTCATCCAGCAATTGACGCTCAATGATCGACTTGTAATCCTTGATGGAGTTATGATCAGTTGGATGGTGGAAGAGAATTAGGAACGGCAGACCCTCCTCCGTAAGTTCCTCTGCATTCTCAAAGGTAATTTCACGCACCAGGGGCACACACTTCTCCTGGACCCAAATTTTGAGCTCATCGAAATTTTGTAGGCTGCCAGTGTAGGTCTCATCGTTCTCATGAGACAGAGCTACATCGGGTCTAAATACTATGATAGGTGTTCCtgaaagcaacaaaaaaaaagccgACATTCAGTATTGGCTGGCATGGCTTGGTGCGTTTGATAGATCTTACCTGGTGGATGCATGGCCTGGGCGGCATCTCCGAAGCCCACGTGGAACTGGCAGTCCTCCTTTAGATTTGTCGCCACCTTGCGGAATATGTCGTACTCTGGCTGGTCCCTACGATCGAAGTAGCCCAGAATGAGGCGCTTCTTCGAGTCCAGGTTCTCCAGATCCTTCAGGGATTTGAACTCCTGAATGGGATCCTCCAGCTGCTTCTTGACGAACTCGAGGAACGCTTCGGCCGAACGCTGTCCTCGGTATTCGCGCTTGCTGAGCTGCCCATTGCGGACAATTTTCAAGGTTGGATACTTGTTTATGTGGAAACGGGACGCGATGGCCGTTTCCTTGTCGCAATCGACCTTGCCCAGCACCACCTTTCCAGCCTCTGGAAACTCCTCCTTAATCTGCAAGAGAAATCCCATTGAATGCCACGTATTTATATTCGATATAAATTgattatatatgtacatatatatgaatgTATCGCATTGCTTGTAAGCTTTTGACTCACCTTATCTGCAGCTTCCGCGAATATAGGTGCTAAAATATTACTAAACCGACACCACTCCGCATAAAAATTAAGGAAAACCAATTCATTAGACGCTGCAAGAAAACAATGCGTGTTTTTAATGTAAGCACCAAATTGTGTAAAATTGTTGTACAATTGCGTTTAGATACTAAAGATAATAACTttgaaaaacatatattttgttatatatatttatatcaataTGGAATTACGGTTTatgcatttataatttaaatgcatatgtatttttatggaatatatttaaatttgtcactgaatataaatattaaaatttaaggGGTGATAGCCTAAGGCTAGGctttattgcaaaagttaacgttaataaaacaaataaaataaaaaaaaacagtataGTATTACTGCAGAAATGTGTACAGGACACACCCTATATAAAGGACCTGCTTCGGACATTCCCCAACTGCTGACCAATGGCTAGTGCCCATTTTGGCGGACTATCGGACCAATAGATCACAGTGCAGCATGGAAAATAAACCGCCCTAATTAAGTTTTATCCAATTTGCACACCTTGTCCTTTACGAAAGCGCATAAAACTTATTTTACCACGTTGGCAGTGCCGAATTGAACGAGCCAGTGATTTTGTTTAGTGACACGTCAATGGGGCAAGTCGGCTAATTGATTCCCGCTCACGCTGGCAGCGGGAATGGCATGGGGATGACTGTGATGGTTATGGTATGGGCATGTCTCACCTAGGGTCATATCGATATTATCACTGGTCATGGGCACGGCTCCGGCGGCATCTGCCGGCTGTGTGTGCTGGAGTAGCTGTAGAATCTGTAAATTCCATAGGATGTCAGTTCTCTGGTTAGTTAGTTATTTGGTTAGGGGGAGCCAGAAAAGCCGGGGCTGTCTGGCCGGCCCCTCCCCACGGTTTCCCCGCCCGCTGATCGAGCGGGTGAGCCACTCCAGTGACCAGCGACCAGCAACATGACCAGACAGAACGGAACACGTCGACTCACCGCAACTAGGGCCACAC encodes:
- the LOC6617908 gene encoding RNA-binding protein cabeza isoform X3, translated to MERYDSGSGHRGSGGSGNGGGGGSWNDRGGNSYGNGGASKDSYNKGPGGYSGGGGGGGGGGGSGGNDMITQEDTIFVSGMDPSTTEQDIETHFGAIGIIKKDKRTMKPKIWLYKNKETGASKGEATVTYDDTNAAQSAIEWFDGRDFNGNAIKVSLAQRQNNWNKGGGGGGGGGRGGFGGRRGGGGGGGGGGGGGGRFDRGGGGGGNGGGGGGRYDRGGGGGGGGGGGNVQPRDGDWKCNSCNNTNFAWRNECNRCKTPKGDDEGSSGGGGGGYGGGGGGGGGYDRGNDRGSGGGGYHNRDRGGNSQGGGGGGGGYSRFNDNNGGGRGGRGGGGGNRRDGGGPMRNDGGMRSRPY
- the LOC6617908 gene encoding RNA-binding protein cabeza isoform X1, with product MERGGYGGGSGQGYNNFAVPPPNYQQMPNKTGNYNEPPPNYGKQGGGYDSGSGHRGSGGSGNGGGGGSWNDRGGNSYGNGGASKDSYNKGPGGYSGGGGGGGGGGGSGGNDMITQEDTIFVSGMDPSTTEQDIETHFGAIGIIKKDKRTMKPKIWLYKNKETGASKGEATVTYDDTNAAQSAIEWFDGRDFNGNAIKVSLAQRQNNWNKGGGGGGGGGRGGFGGRRGGGGGGGGGGGGGGRFDRGGGGGGNGGGGGGRYDRGGGGGGGGGGGNVQPRDGDWKCNSCNNTNFAWRNECNRCKTPKGDDEGSSGGGGGGYGGGGGGGGGYDRGNDRGSGGGGYHNRDRGGNSQGGGGGGGGYSRFNDNNGGGRGGRGGGGGNRRDGGGPMRNDGGMRSRPY
- the LOC6617908 gene encoding RNA-binding protein cabeza isoform X4, yielding MIPVPVIVVLVAAATAAAAAHGTTEEAIPTGPGGYSGGGGGGGGGGGSGGNDMITQEDTIFVSGMDPSTTEQDIETHFGAIGIIKKDKRTMKPKIWLYKNKETGASKGEATVTYDDTNAAQSAIEWFDGRDFNGNAIKVSLAQRQNNWNKGGGGGGGGGRGGFGGRRGGGGGGGGGGGGGGRFDRGGGGGGNGGGGGGRYDRGGGGGGGGGGGNVQPRDGDWKCNSCNNTNFAWRNECNRCKTPKGDDEGSSGGGGGGYGGGGGGGGGYDRGNDRGSGGGGYHNRDRGGNSQGGGGGGGGYSRFNDNNGGGRGGRGGGGGNRRDGGGPMRNDGGMRSRPY
- the LOC6617908 gene encoding RNA-binding protein cabeza isoform X2, yielding MVVVRDRDIIISLSPHQTTSKCQIKRVTTTSHLRTTANKAVVMIPVPVIVVLVAAATAAAAAHGTTEEAIPTGPGGYSGGGGGGGGGGGSGGNDMITQEDTIFVSGMDPSTTEQDIETHFGAIGIIKKDKRTMKPKIWLYKNKETGASKGEATVTYDDTNAAQSAIEWFDGRDFNGNAIKVSLAQRQNNWNKGGGGGGGGGRGGFGGRRGGGGGGGGGGGGGGRFDRGGGGGGNGGGGGGRYDRGGGGGGGGGGGNVQPRDGDWKCNSCNNTNFAWRNECNRCKTPKGDDEGSSGGGGGGYGGGGGGGGGYDRGNDRGSGGGGYHNRDRGGNSQGGGGGGGGYSRFNDNNGGGRGGRGGGGGNRRDGGGPMRNDGGMRSRPY
- the LOC6617905 gene encoding endoplasmic reticulum resident protein 44, coding for MFGARIGIGKLGPCVALVAILQLLQHTQPADAAGAVPMTSDNIDMTLASNELVFLNFYAEWCRFSNILAPIFAEAADKIKEEFPEAGKVVLGKVDCDKETAIASRFHINKYPTLKIVRNGQLSKREYRGQRSAEAFLEFVKKQLEDPIQEFKSLKDLENLDSKKRLILGYFDRRDQPEYDIFRKVATNLKEDCQFHVGFGDAAQAMHPPGTPIIVFRPDVALSHENDETYTGSLQNFDELKIWVQEKCVPLVREITFENAEELTEEGLPFLILFHHPTDHNSIKDYKSIIERQLLDEKQNVNFLTADGKRFAHPLHHLGKSEDDLPLIAIDSFKHMYLFPHFSDMYSPGKLKQFLQDLYSGKLHREFHYGPDPSNDIEPDPHTGKGTSPPESKFKELGPSKHRYTLLEKDEL